The following coding sequences lie in one Methanolacinia paynteri genomic window:
- a CDS encoding ABC transporter substrate-binding protein, whose protein sequence is MTEITIYIGIDDTDIPGSRGTGRLAHDVAIAVSEKYRAYAITRHQLFVDDRIPYTSHNSNAVVHVDASGPEVCSEIFEISKQVMLDQFLEGSDPGLAVGDSDQIRPPLIVMAQDAKTTVLDQELPRALAKNLGIRLEGLGGTEDGVIGAMAGLGLAATKDDGRFLLLGSLRTIMKETDVETLLANGVDSVYLPDGRQVTSGIIRLGGGENKKKKDNRYPKPSAVAGKTVLFVKEIEDGIYQAYMRR, encoded by the coding sequence GTGACTGAAATTACAATATACATAGGAATAGACGATACCGACATCCCCGGTTCCCGCGGAACAGGGCGGCTTGCACACGACGTAGCGATTGCGGTCTCGGAGAAATACCGTGCGTATGCAATAACAAGGCACCAGCTCTTTGTAGACGACAGAATCCCGTACACCTCGCACAACAGCAATGCGGTCGTTCATGTCGACGCGTCGGGACCTGAGGTATGCAGCGAGATCTTTGAAATTTCAAAACAGGTGATGCTGGACCAGTTCCTGGAAGGAAGCGACCCGGGACTTGCGGTCGGCGATTCCGACCAGATCCGGCCTCCTCTGATTGTTATGGCCCAGGATGCGAAGACGACCGTCCTCGACCAGGAACTGCCAAGGGCACTTGCAAAGAACCTCGGAATCCGCCTTGAAGGGCTGGGCGGGACCGAGGACGGGGTGATCGGCGCAATGGCCGGACTCGGTCTTGCCGCGACAAAGGATGACGGCAGGTTCCTGCTCTTAGGCAGTCTCCGCACAATAATGAAAGAGACCGATGTGGAAACACTTCTTGCAAACGGCGTCGATTCCGTTTATCTCCCCGACGGAAGACAGGTCACATCCGGGATCATCAGATTAGGGGGAGGGGAGAACAAAAAGAAGAAGGACAACCGGTACCCCAAACCGAGTGCTGTTGCAGGGAAGACGGTTCTGTTTGTAAAAGAGATAGAGGATGGGATCTACCAGGCATATATGAGAAGATAG
- a CDS encoding AAA family ATPase, with protein MTGTDTENIKNCAQSISEIKTEIGKCIVGQEEVIDSILVTMIAGGHVLLEGVPGIAKTLLVNTIAKCIDCSFARIQFTPDLLPADITGTKIYNLYKSSFETLKGPVFHNIILADEINRAPPRVQSALLEAMQEGQVTIHGETWPIEQPFFVLATQNPIESEGTYPLPNAQTDRFMQKIVMNYPSLSDEKEIMARYTGGNVPEVSNVIARGRITEIQECLNGIYADETVMDYVSKIVDSTRNPKDYAPDVASAVKAGASPRASIGLIKCAKARALTLSREYITPDDIKSVALPVLRHRIVLSFQAEAAGTIPDEIISTLLQSVDVP; from the coding sequence TTGACCGGAACTGATACTGAAAATATTAAAAATTGTGCGCAGAGCATATCGGAGATCAAAACAGAGATCGGGAAATGCATAGTCGGACAGGAGGAAGTCATAGACTCCATACTGGTAACTATGATCGCGGGAGGCCATGTCCTCCTTGAAGGCGTCCCCGGGATTGCAAAGACGCTCCTCGTAAATACAATCGCAAAGTGCATAGACTGTTCCTTTGCCAGAATACAGTTCACGCCCGATCTTCTCCCCGCCGATATTACGGGGACCAAGATCTACAATCTCTACAAGAGTTCGTTCGAGACACTGAAAGGCCCGGTGTTTCATAATATCATCCTCGCCGACGAGATCAACAGGGCACCCCCGAGGGTGCAGTCTGCACTCCTCGAAGCCATGCAGGAGGGGCAGGTGACGATACACGGCGAGACCTGGCCGATAGAGCAGCCGTTCTTTGTCCTCGCGACACAGAACCCGATAGAGTCGGAGGGCACCTATCCGCTCCCCAACGCCCAGACCGACAGGTTCATGCAGAAGATTGTGATGAATTATCCGTCTTTAAGCGATGAAAAGGAGATAATGGCGAGATACACGGGCGGAAATGTGCCGGAGGTCTCGAACGTGATTGCACGCGGACGAATCACGGAAATACAGGAATGCCTGAACGGCATATATGCGGACGAGACCGTGATGGACTACGTATCGAAGATAGTCGATTCGACGAGGAACCCGAAAGATTATGCTCCGGATGTCGCATCAGCCGTAAAGGCCGGAGCCTCCCCCAGGGCGTCCATCGGGCTGATCAAATGTGCAAAGGCGCGTGCCCTGACCCTTTCGAGAGAATACATCACGCCTGACGATATCAAATCCGTCGCCCTGCCCGTACTGAGGCACAGGATTGTCCTGTCGTTCCAGGCGGAGGCCGCAGGCACGATTCCTGACGAGATAATCTCAACACTGTTGCAGTCTGTCGATGTCCCATGA
- a CDS encoding ECF transporter S component, which yields MLFKRDYFTLNEIALMSLLGGLVFVMLMALRMPLHIPGHTGIFMVIPVIIGVAIIQKPGSGTYIGLVAGVLLSFFGVSALHVFDVFQYTALGMVTDIIGYSFRYRMDLTPVSVLAGIAGNLAKMLVNFAVNLAIGIPLVVVIIEAGISSVSHTIFGALGGLISAYLVARLIRTGVITRNAD from the coding sequence TTGCTTTTTAAGAGAGATTATTTTACGCTGAACGAGATCGCCCTGATGTCTCTTCTCGGGGGGCTGGTCTTCGTAATGCTTATGGCGCTCAGGATGCCTCTCCACATTCCGGGGCATACCGGAATATTCATGGTAATCCCGGTGATTATCGGGGTCGCGATAATCCAGAAACCGGGCAGCGGGACGTATATAGGGCTTGTAGCCGGAGTTCTTCTGTCTTTCTTCGGGGTCAGCGCACTGCATGTCTTCGATGTCTTCCAGTACACGGCACTGGGAATGGTGACCGACATTATCGGGTACTCCTTCCGCTACAGGATGGACCTGACTCCCGTTTCTGTTCTTGCAGGGATTGCAGGGAATCTTGCAAAGATGCTCGTTAACTTCGCTGTGAATCTTGCAATCGGGATTCCGCTTGTCGTGGTTATAATAGAGGCGGGGATCTCGTCGGTAAGCCATACGATCTTCGGTGCACTGGGAGGGCTGATCTCCGCGTATCTTGTTGCAAGGCTGATCAGGACAGGAGTGATTACGAGGAATGCCGACTGA